The DNA window tacggtgtgtcgatgtacccatttcgtaaatgtccgatatgcaatgtcaacccgtgcacgcacgtctagtatgaattaaaaaaaacaagaaaaattacgGTAAACAATGCACTTTGAGcacttacaaataaaaaataatagaaatgttctcacacattttgttttaaattcgtTACCTTACACTTTAGGATTTAGATACACATGGAACtgtatataaacataaaaaaatcaatgaaattcatatttttgtgGAGGTGAAACAAATACTTACCGATATAATCTTACAAGAGGCCTAGGctcacttttattttaaaagttttccgaaatgtataatgtataaatttatttaaataataattttcaactACCACCTTATTTGGTAAATTATGTGAACGGTGCATAGATGAATATCATGTATTTtcatgtatcttcttcttcaagcaacttcattttcaattattaaacattctgtttcttttttccTAACATATCCGATGATAGAACCACTCACTGAACACAAATCTATTCTTTAGCTGAAACCCATATTAAGTGACCCAGAAAACATAACTCAATAAAAATGGTTGTTGTCAGAGAACTAGAAACCCACTCTTTATTTATCTTGGCCCATATATCGTAGAGATTCGCATCAATACTGATTAAAAGTCAATCAGTAAGTCTGCGATCTATCAATGTCTTTCAGACATTTCTTGACATGTTATAGAGTGTAAAACATTAATTCTGTTCTACATTTTAAGGTCTGTGTTCTATATATTACGCGTACCTTCCACGCAGTGTAATTAAGTGTGATTGCTTTCAGGTAATTCAGTAATCTTTATAAATTGTGCACATATCATCGTACAGTTTAATGTACAAcgtttaaggtcagacgacacgttcctcaattttatataacaggATAtatttccaggaatttgttaatggctTACTACTACTCCGACAAGCTTTCTTAcaaaaaattaggataccttaccaggcatttctgcaaaaaactagagaatgcaatttcctatacaaccttcttgaaaatacacttgaattgctgatttaaaaataaataatacatcacagcgaaattcactatcTTGGGCCGGGCTTTGAACTCAAAACCTCTAGTACCTACGCTCCTCGCAGAGAGCGGCCACGGCTCTAACCACTTTGCCATCTAGGCATATAACAATACACAagtaaatttcaatcattttaaaaatcattataaaaataataattcttatttgaactctttattacgaggagatacaaaaaagatgctcgaggaacgtgtcgtctgaccttaagtaCCAATTTTGTTAGAATTGCACCAATCAAGGTAGCAAAGGATGTGTTTATGCAAAGTTAAATGATGCCGTAACAATTAATTAGTACTACGTAATATTTCCCTCTgatgtatcttttaaaaaaaaggaaaataatggCTATTCATACAACAGCAGCGAAATTCAAACATCAAATATGTTCAccctattaatttttttgaattgtgaGTCACGTTACAACGATTCATATGATGGATCACAATAAAAGAAACAGGTCCTAAGATTGTAGATGAACAGTTAACCttgaaattagtttttaaaataacctcTAATTAGCTAGACGCTCTTTAATTAATCTAAGACAAGTCCTTTTATCGAAACAGACATCTTTGCGCGACTgcttaattcatttttaaatgaaatcaaatgatacTGCAGACACCCAATATCTTtgaacttgatattttttacacCGGACGTGCTAGAAACGTAAAACATTTTGATGATATAAACTTATcagtttatatttacttttttcagTGACTTTctgatcaaatttatcataaagcccttcaggctttattggatttggtcgaccccgaccgtatttgatcaccacATTATACTCAAGAGAATAATTcattattccttaaataaactCTTGCATCCAATAAGCAATTGAgtaataatgaatataaattaaaaagatattatttcAAAGTTAGTTGGATACCTAATTCAATGTAGATTCAATGTACTGCATTTATCTCCCAGTGACATATATCctggaattatttttattatcatcatATTTTCTATAAATCATTACAAACCGTTTAGGTATCTTTTTCACGCATAAAGAACTGAGCTCAAACTTTTACAGATAATGCCAAGCTGCACGTTTCAAATCAATAACTCGATCGGATTTTTGATGAAATCGATAGTTCCGAAATTCCTTCACGCCATCTTCACGTACTTTATTTTTTGCTCAGCATTTTTTTGCAATGGAAGAGGTTAAAAAGAATCGATTTATTGATTTAAGTGACGTTTCATTCTTCAGGAATGTTTATCTTTGACAAAACAGATTATAATATAACTGAACGGTTCAATCAAGAAGTATGATGCATATGCAATCAAATGGAAATTGTTTTAGAGTTGGCAATATGGCATATAGGTTATTCTGCTACAGTTTTCGTCTAATTTTTGAAACTCTACATTGGTAGTAGATAAATAATATGTGTGTTTGTAAGATAATGAGACACAAGCTTTTGTAGCATAAATCTTCTCAAGTAATAGTCGTCTACAGTGACATGATTAGTAAAAGTCAAGTAGTCTTATTCGAGTGCGAATAATTTTGTGTTGCTTTTTACTTTCATGTAGTCGTTGGAGTCAGATTCAAGTTAGGTTTCTTGATAGTTGTCTTTTTAtccaaatacattaaaaaaaaagatatttattctGCATAACAAACtgcattgtttaaataattattcgGAAAACTGCCAAAACTGTTTAAAATCATTGACAGTTTGACCGTTTTCCTGTAaaacaaaatgtacatttagcGAAGATCGAATTACGACTAAGTCGTTCGCGAGTCGTGAAAATTATTCTGTGTAAGAAATCATTGACAATGcatcaaaataaatgtatcaGCAATCTAATTCTTCCATTTTACTTAGAAAATAAATCTtctacatcaatttttattgcattatgCAGTGTACGGTatatgtttggtttttttttttttatttgtgttttgcttttttttttggggggggggggtcgttttAATTTTACTCTGAAGGTACTTTTTGtgataaaattcaaatgaacaACCATTACAAATCTTTGGGCAGAAGTACTCAAAAGGAAAACCACATTCCTTTCAATGTCATGTTTGCGTGAATTCGGTATATCATAAAACCAAAACGACCTTGATGAGCCTGACCAAGACGTGGCCCTCTTATCGATTATCATTCCTTAAATATAGTCACCAGGGCTCTACTCTAAGCTTCATTTGTGATATTTGAATGAGTTTGATGGATAAGAAGTGTTTGAAAAGATAGATTTCAATGTAAATGCACTTGTTAGTGGCATGATAGCTTCCTCCTTGAAAGGATGATAATTATTATGTTCACAGCTAACTGCAAAATGTACTTATCTAGTAGCTACTTCATAATATCCCCGTTAAACATTttgtatctgaaaaaaaattggcaaGTGTCTCACGCTTCGGCAATTATTAATTTGAAACATGGTCAACAGGGCAACAACTAaagatatcattaaaaaaaatcgaatttctgaaagtttttaaaaaaaattttcaagagaaaaaaattcatcaatatGCATATAAATGCTTGTTACAATTAACTTAATTTGCTATCAAAAATTGTGTCAAGTGCAAAGCAATGTACCGTGCATTATCAAActcatcatatacatgtatatatacacacgagataaaaaaaaaataatgttccaATATGATGACGATTCGTAAAAAGAAATCGAGCTTCGTGACTACTGTTTAAACTTTGCACAAAAGGTTATCTGGAGATTCATTTATGTAGctaggaaagaaaaaaatcccatCTAATGGCCATGTTTGTTGTAAAACAACTGATGAAGTGCgctctgatatacatgtacaagctaAAATACCACAGGAAACACTTACATAGTTCCAAAAGTTTtagtttatcaatatatctgCTGCTTCATTCAGTAAAATGTCTGTGGGCTATTTGACGAAGTAATTACACTTAACTCGACGTTCATTCAACTAACAGATTTTTCTTTTACCAGATTAGTTTGGCTTGAATATATATAACGTATATACTATtgcaaaaaaatagtttaaattttatatcgCCCTTTACATTTCAGaccaattttatacatttatagcCGACTTACTTCTATATCTTATGAAGAGAATATAAtgagattttatatatttatatatttgttcgctataattttttttatctgtttccATTAAAGCAATTGAACTTGTCATGACCAGCTATGGGACAATTGATAGCACAGCTCGATATCAAATTATAAACCAATGCATTGTCTGTATTATCTGTTAGACAAATTGATCGAAAAATATCACTAAATAAAGGACCATATTGTTTGACAgccattttattccttttttacgGTAAAGATATACTATTTTTTAAGGTGGGGCTTCATTTATTTcgagtattttaattatttcgtTAAGTTCAGGTAGGTATATAGGTCTTCTAAAATATTATTCCTTTCTTATATCTAGCAAAACAATTCATTAAAGTCTCGCTGGAATATCTTgatgtactgtggtttcattaatattcaagggtatcaattttcgtggatatagtgaaaatcacagtttcaaggatacgtaaattcgtggcaaatgaccctatcaatactaAAGGTTCaaagaaattgcacttcaatgaacatttcaTTACGTGGATAAACTttacaacgaaatccacgaaaactggtattcaacgaatattgatgaaaccacagtatgtatTCGTATATCAAACAAATCCTACGGTCAATAAATGAGTTATAGTAACATGGTCTGGATAAATGAGGAAAAGACCAATCTTCGAAAAAATAgacataattttcttttaaatataatgaatttgcTTAACAGCAATTTGCCtatcaaaataaatgttgatgAATTTCGACTTACCTTTTTTAGAATCGACGAGTACAAACTTGCAATGACCCCCACTGGAATCAGAAGGCCTGTAAATAATATGGTTATAGCGTAAGAGTGATTTGAAAAGTCTCCAGTCCATTCAACAGAACAGGTGAGCCTTGCAGGTTCAAGAACGTATTTATTCCAACCGAACAAGGGCAAAATCCCCCAAATCACTCCGTACACATAACATAGAGTAATGATTCCCAGCGCAAAACTCTTCGTGACCTTGCGGTGGGCCTGGTACCAGACGATATGGATATACTTGTCGATAGCAATGCCAGTCATCAGCGCAATCATGACGATACCCAAACCCGTCAGGAGAAATCCGTGAAGTTTACATATTCCATCTCCAAATAACCAGTGATGTCTAATGCTGGACGCCGCAGCAAATGGAATACCAAGTGTGGCGATAAGAAAACCGCACAGGCAGAGCGCAACTATGTACATGTTACTCACCGTGGCGATTTCCCTTCGAGAAAAGTACAGGTATATGACTGCACCGTTCACCAAAATGCCGAAAATGGTCAGAAAGAATAGGTAGACCGCAAGAACCACGTACATGGGTCCTGGGAGTTCGCCTTGCTGTCGTGTTTCTCCGCAAATCGATTCATTGACTTCAGAGGCATTTGACAAACAGTTCAGGTGCAGTGTGGAGCTCATACTTCAAGCCTGTATGTCTCCAACTCCAACTCCTTTTCTAGGAAAAGTCCGATGACATGAAGTGAGCTTTTTTCTCTTACTTACTGAGACAcgtgtgtttatatatatagcaTGTCAGTAGCAGATTAGTTTCCCCGCCCTATACTCAGAGTAATCAATATCGGAGAATTTGTCGCTTCTTCTTTCCTTGATATATTTAATAGATTAAATCAGAATCAAGATGCTGAATAGTTTAAgctttttttaatgtaacataaTTAGGTTTGCTATGGTGAAGTTTTGTGTCAATAAGCAACGCCTCCAAATATTTGTGTGAATATTTAAGGCAATCATGTTCATATAGCTAGAAAAAGCTAGCTGACGTAAAGTAAAGTCTGACAAATAATCACAAGAAATGTCAGATCCTTCATCCGACTGTAAATCTAATGCTTTCTCTTAAACTTTTAGATTAAAATCTGGATTTTGTCATTTCGCGCACGAAAAAAGAAAACGTGAATGTAATGTAATAGACTATGTTTATTTGAAGGTAAGTCAAATGAATGTTTGCAAGTAACATGTTTATTAaacactttaagtttattttgtgTAAGTTGATCATTTATATCTTCTTCGTCAAAATCCACGACCACCTGTTTCATGTTTGGAAATTTGACCATGAGCCAAATGtttgtaattttcaaaaaaatttaccaTTCTCAATCTGAAAGCGaaactacatttaaaaaaaaaaccattttcaaTATGAAACAAATGCTCAGTCTGTTCTCAAAGTTTTCTCTCTATAGACGCAAACGTAAATATCAACACGACTACTCAAATTAACGAAGGTGTTAATTTAGGGAGCTTATCGGAATAGGACATATATTATTAATGAAGACGAGAAGTCATCAAGTTGGTCCATTGTCAGCAAGCTCAGCGttgaataatgaaatatttgtcaAGAACTGGTTAAAATTATTGATAGTGGGTACATGCACTCTTTTCTATACAAACGATAAAtggcgagagagagagagagagagagagagagagagagagagagaggagagagagagagttaagtTTGCTTTACGGTATAAGacatatttaatacatgtatataggaatTATGCTGGTCCTAAGATTCCGCCTAAGTCCTACTTATATATGACTCTATTTTAGCCTGCTTTATGTTATGAGCCTGAGCCCCAGAATTCTAAATAGTTTTGCTTATAAAATGTAATCTGACTGCGTAACTTATTAAATATAAgtatgtttaaatttgtttaatgtcTAAGTATAAAATAGaccaaaatcatttagtttttcaatACCGAAAACATGtgatttcttattataatcttTCACTCTCTATTTTATCATACAgtgttttaatatttctaaaatatcgTATCACAACAGTTGTCAAATATTTCTCTAATAAAAACATGAACCAATAAACAGCATATAAcgaatatatgaaatttttttttggattacAGACAAATATGGAAAAGACACCAAAAAATGCAGTTTTAAACGGAATTTTTTCTTTCGAGGGAAATTTTTGGCATGacaatttgataattaattcagttttacTTCCATGTcaacatatataaacatataactCTTTTCTCTTTAAAGTATTGAATCATATGCAAAGAGTgcaataaataagatttttttctaactATTTTTCATGCCAAAAAACAGCTCCTTTACCTATTTCTGTGAATGATGATCGTGATAATCAGATACCTGTAAAGACAACATAACTTCCTACTGGCCGTTGATTGCTTCTACACTTCAGATTAATCTTGATTTATCAAGAGATTAttcaaaaattaacaataacaaaattgtaaataactctTTGTAGATTAAACAGAACTCTAAGTAGCTAAGCTTATAAAATGTAAACTGACTGCGTAACTCATGAAACTTAAGTATGAGTTACGTAAAATAGACCAACATTATTTAGAGTTTCAATATTGATAACACGTAATTTGATCTCACCTTATATTATATTCTTTCACCCGCTATTTTATCATACAGTGTTTTAACACTTCTAAAAAGGTcataacacaacagttttcagaTACTTCTCTAGTGAAAACTTTAATCAATAAACAGCATATAACGAAACtatgaatttaagaaaataacTTTACAAATATACAGATATTATGGAAaacatttcaacaaaaaaaattctttggaaTGAAGTATTGTGTAAtacaatttgataattaattcAGATTTACTTCCATGTTAAACATACTTGTACATAAACGTACAATCCTtctttctttaaacttttgaaTCATATGCAAAGAGTAAAAGAAATAAGATTATTTCTAACGGTTTTTTAAGCCAATAAACAACGCCTTTACCTGTTTCTGTGAATGACGATGATAATCAGATACCTGTAAAAACAACTTAAGTTCCTATTGGCCGTTGAATGCTTTGTCTTCAACATTTTAGATTAATCttgatttaataattttgtgattgcaaaaaaaaaaaaaaaaaaccacacagaaaaaacaaaccaaaacaaGAATGTAATGTGATAGTTTAGTTCTGGGTACGTCATGCAATAAGCTCGATGTAAATGAAACTAAATTTCATTAAGATCAATATCGTCGGTGACACACGGCCAGTCTCGCGTTTAGTAACGACCATGAATctactttttgtctgttttttgttttaatgaatattcattatACTTAGTctactatttaaacaaaaacccGTAcctcttaattttgttttgaatttatatataaacgGATACCATGTTACCAAAACGTGCTGTTGTTTTTAGATGCAAGTGTAAGCATTCTCGATTCTCgtgattgataaaaatcaagAAATTGTTAATCTCTATAAAGATAATCGGAATAGGTTATGTATCATTAATAGAGATGAGGAAAAGGCTTCGAGTTTCCCCACGGTCAGTCAGCTTAGCTGTAAATAACAGCATCAGGCTATTGTATGGCTTCTGCTCTTGTCATTGTGCACATACATACTATgaactgtgtgtgtgtgtgtgtgtgtgtgtgtgtgtgtgtgtgtgtgtgtgtgtgtgagagagagagagagagagagagagagagagagagagagagatcataaCATAATCTACAAAAACTTACATTATTTACTTTGTATTCGTATTAAACAGATATCTTCGTAGCTTAGCTGATTACGTAACCCAtagaattaatatatgaaatataaaataaagacCTACAATAGACACATTTCGGGTACAAAAGGTTACAATACAGATATAGAATGTACTAACCCATGGCTGACCCAGATCGATAGCATAACATCTAGTTCTAATTTAGGACCCTTCACAAGATGTATAACTTCCTTGAGTCATATATATATcctaaatatcaaaatttcgACATTTGACAACTCATGAGACATAAGATTTTTTACCAATTAGAAACACAAAACATTTAACTTATAGTCAGTATCAAACAAACCACACACGAAAAAGAAGACGAAGTTTATACAAGTAGGTACAAGTAGGTATCATCTTCACAACTGTTCAAACTTCGCATTATAGACAATAAAGTGAcaataacacccccccccaacccccaaccccccccccccctccccccaaaaaaaatcttaaaaatccataaagcaaaaaacaattttaaaacagagTAACATGAACCTCTAAAAGATAGAGATGGGATcgggtgcctaggaggagtaagcaaCCCCTGCCGACCAGTCGCACCGCCGTGTGCTCATGGTTAAGGTCAAGAAAAACTGGAGAAACCGTTGTCAGTCCGATGTATAAATAACGGTCTAACAAGTATgaaaaaacgtcagtcagcatgtgTTCTAATGAAACATTGTACTTGCTGACAATTGCAAGGtcattgtatcgaccatagaacttgtgtaaaaatgattttagtCGAGGTTCTTGATATTCTTGATCCAACAACTTGTTTGTGAGTAGCTTGCCTCGTTTAAAAAATGTTCGTATGTAGAGCATCCTTCGCATAAAACGAATAAGCTGAGAGACATAAACCCCTATAAGCAGGTGATGATgatatattgctacataagtacaTTAAGGGAAGCTGACGATGGAAAATTCCTCGAAATCTCTCCCATGCGTGCACTTCTATATGTAACACAGGTCTTTCACCATCTGCTGATAACTTTTTACCAGTCATTAGTGAAGCTGAATGTGACTAAgttattgataaaatacaaataaccaaacatacatgtaaatgtatataaaatgacATTTCTTGTTTTGCCCATGAAGATTTGTAATGATATGTTCGAATGAAATAAAACCTTAAACGCATTGTTCATCGTGATTCAGTTGCATTGATTTTGCGCCTCAAGGTATGTATGACACATGTTATGATTTCATTATTCCGGcgtctacaaaaaaaaaattaaatacttacTGTTCTCTGATGTGTACAATGTTTTCAATTTGCGTAAATATAAATAGAATTATATCAgattattttcattgatttgtttacttttatatgCTTAAAATTCCATCCGTTGATCGTAATTTTTTCTACCTTAGTATGGGGTTTGCTTCAGTTCAAATATGTTCTGATTTTTCGATTACCAACATCACCTACCCCGAATtatacaaacaaaaatgttcatgttaaaaaattaaaaaaggtgttaattttgattttaaaaaatgcttctcTTTTAATCTGTTTACTTGCCTTTTGAGCCTTTTGTACACTTTTAGACGTATTTGCACCAAAAGTGATCGTGGTCTAAACATACTGTCATCGTTAAAAGAGTTATAATTAGTTAAAGCCCAACAACACGGAGttgctaaaataaaaaaaaaatatatttaaaccaTTAATAGAAATTCTTGTTCTGACAGTGGTTAAATTTTTACCACTGGTTAACATCTTGCGCTCAAAGTTAACCATTTGTTGAACATTTCAATTCATGGctaacttttataaaaaaaaaaaaccctatctAAGACATGGCTTGTAGTTTTTACAATTACCAATCGCTTGTGAATTTGCTCGTGAATTTTGTCAAACGAAAATCACTTCCATTCCTAAATTATTCTTTATCGATGATTCTGTTTTCAGTTTGTTATATACTCAACGTACCCGATTTGTTGTGTACTAGATTTTCCGCTGAATCGGTGAGATACATTACAGATCTCAAGGAACCTTAGCCCTCAGCCATGGTGTAATACTACATTAATGAGATCTCATTTCCTGTCAGGTATTAAGATTACCCTTAGACACTTTGCCCAAAGCGTTAATGTGTAAACAACAGAAAATACACATGAACTCTTGGTAATCACGAGTCAAGTGTCTCTTTATTCATGTATATGTTATATTACTCTCATCGAGATAAGTAAACGAAAAGTCCGTGAAATATGATCATAACTGATTGTAATATATGGTAAAGTTTAATCAGCCTACATTCGATATGACCTTTTTTAgatcacctgagtaaactcaggtgacctattgctatccgttttcgtccgtcgccATGCGTCGTGCgacgtgcgtcgtgcgttaacaattttacatttttaacttcttcttaaaaactacaaggctaattgttaccatttttggaaTGAGGCATCTCTATAGTAAGAAgaatcaaaattgtgaatttcgTGTCTCTACCACCCACGGGGCaccacaaggggggggggggggtcaaatatgcttaaaagagttaaagtttcaaaaatcatcttctctactatcacacatgtgaggaaaaatcTAGTTGCCTGGTTATGATATTAGAAGCCCTCTACcacaattgtgaaattcatgggcCCTGGGTCAGTGGTTCTGGCTCTAggatggggccaatatggccatatagtaaaaatgtattaaatcttagaaaatcttcttctctactaccatatatatttgttgcaTGAGTATGATATCGATGAAgccctttaccaaaattgtgaaattcatgacccctgtgtcaggtgttaaggctctagggtggggccaatatggccatatcgtaaaaatgtattaaatcgtagaaaatcttcttctctactcccatatatatttgtaaaaaactaaatgcatgcttataatgtccatgaggccctttatcaaaattgtgaatttatGGCGCccgggtcaggggttcaggctctagggtggggccaatttagcgatatagtaaaaatgtattaaatctttaaaaaatctactctaaaacatgtgggcaaaaaactgcatatttggttatgatgtccattaactcctctacctaaattgtgagaTTCATGGCTCTGGGTCAGGGGTtaggacatgggggggggggggggcaatatggcaatatagtgtcaATGCAtagaatgttttaaaatcttcttctctattctcacatatctgtatgaaaaactgacttcataattaggtttaccaggaagtcctctactaagattttaaatttcatgtcccctggagtatgggttttgactctaggacagggccaaaatggatgtataggtgttaatgcatatgatgtttgaaaattatcttctttacttccacacacctgaaaggaaaactgaattcatgattttgtagaccagatctttaagttttcgccaaaattataggtttcatagttcttttggaaagatttcaggcagggaggtggtcggcattacagatttataatttttatactccagaatgaaacccaattaaatgaatatatgagactcctcgacaagtttgtgacTGTATGCCactatgggttatatgctactcaggtgaccgtcaagGCCTATTGGCCCTTCTTTAATATGTACTACAATTTGTGTCCTTTCACTTTTTGTTTAGCTCctcaaatttggaaaaaaacgAACCCATTTAGACAAAATTTCATGACTGAACGGTTTTTTCTATTATATCAGTAACCATGCTGTGTTTTATAGTATAGTGTAATTTCCTGTCTGTAATCACAATCTAAGCTTAGAGTAAtgattaaatatcttttttttataattcatctTTAGTGTACGAATTTCcttattttgcattaaaaatttaaataaaaaacatataaatatatcacaAGCAGAAGAAATTACGTAACTACATTTATCCTACGTCCACATCGTTATTTCTGTACAGATTTAGTTTTTCTTGGCTGTCGTTCAAAGACATAACATCTTCCCTACTCAATATTTGGTGCATTAAGTTGCTATTtctgcatattttaaaaataatatttttttaaacatttcctaCGCTCAATATTAAAGGATCATTTTCTTGAATTGTCTGCAAAATAAAGCAATGTTTACAAGACCGttactttttaaaagatgtttCTATCTAAAAACTATCTACTAATATAAAAAGTTGATAATGAAACTGGTTTAAATAATATATGCACTTATCTAAGAGTCgaacaaattttattgataatttcaATTAGCCTAATTGGCCGACAGCGAAAAAAAGGCCTACGTTACAGTTCTGTTTGACACAATGACCCAAGTCCAGGGTATTGTTACTAAAACTAAAAACTTAAACTTTTCCTGCAAagcgaaaaaataaattaaatccatattttacaaatttatactCCTAATCAT is part of the Crassostrea angulata isolate pt1a10 chromosome 3, ASM2561291v2, whole genome shotgun sequence genome and encodes:
- the LOC128177687 gene encoding melanopsin-B-like, which codes for MSSTLHLNCLSNASEVNESICGETRQQGELPGPMYVVLAVYLFFLTIFGILVNGAVIYLYFSRREIATVSNMYIVALCLCGFLIATLGIPFAAASSIRHHWLFGDGICKLHGFLLTGLGIVMIALMTGIAIDKYIHIVWYQAHRKVTKSFALGIITLCYVYGVIWGILPLFGWNKYVLEPARLTCSVEWTGDFSNHSYAITILFTGLLIPVGVIASLYSSILKKIHFQRKSSQQLVSLARKQKMIKREKKVAITLFLMVGSFIVAWLPYSIYGFICILGYSKDIPLIWHTIPSVFAKASILWNPLIYASRSKVMKKALAETFPFLRWLIRNPDKVQTNEQKNQTSLTLLRSRTLNSSDVVVQSSSENPAISASV